In a single window of the Sediminicoccus sp. KRV36 genome:
- a CDS encoding helix-turn-helix transcriptional regulator: MTTPTTTLGQAIIAARKKQGISQKDLAAAVQKEDGTGSISPQYLNDIEHDRRSPTSDQLIREFARALSVDADDLFVLAGKIPEDLRAAATDSATRVRAFKAFRKALSK; this comes from the coding sequence ATGACGACCCCGACCACCACCCTGGGACAGGCCATCATTGCCGCCCGGAAGAAGCAGGGGATCAGCCAGAAGGACCTGGCCGCCGCTGTCCAGAAGGAGGACGGCACGGGATCGATATCGCCGCAATACCTCAACGACATCGAGCACGACCGCCGCAGCCCGACCTCCGACCAGCTGATCAGAGAATTCGCCCGGGCCTTATCCGTGGACGCGGATGATCTGTTCGTCCTGGCCGGCAAGATCCCCGAGGATCTCCGCGCCGCCGCGACAGATTCGGCGACCAGGGTCCGGGCGTTCAAGGCGTTCCGGAAAGCCCTCTCGAAATAG
- a CDS encoding ImmA/IrrE family metallo-endopeptidase has product MSSWSIDKSGRFPQRLFLRAAEIDRDCERLVTAFLQQRHGNVSFPISTDDLTVLVDQHSSSLDLYADLSDEGDDVEGMTCFLPDEPPQVLISIQLTEQANRQNRLRTTLAHELGHAFYHRAVFDQLFAAPPHMFEAARAEPRTVCKRDSMMGISEFDWLEWQAGYFSGAILMPAQQVRRAVGDLLRDRGIHGAAVIGTPPAAEAERHTMASFQVSAEAAQVRLRKLGLLADSAGPPTLFG; this is encoded by the coding sequence GTGTCGAGCTGGTCGATCGATAAATCGGGGCGCTTTCCGCAGAGGCTCTTCCTGCGTGCAGCAGAGATCGACCGTGATTGCGAGCGGCTGGTCACGGCCTTCCTGCAGCAGCGCCACGGCAATGTAAGCTTCCCGATCTCCACCGACGACCTCACGGTACTGGTCGACCAGCACAGCAGCAGTCTCGACCTGTATGCCGACCTCTCCGACGAGGGCGACGACGTCGAGGGGATGACGTGCTTCCTGCCAGACGAACCGCCGCAGGTCCTGATCTCCATTCAGCTGACCGAGCAAGCCAATCGGCAGAATCGGCTGCGCACCACGCTGGCCCATGAACTGGGCCACGCCTTCTACCACCGGGCTGTCTTTGATCAGCTTTTCGCCGCGCCGCCGCACATGTTCGAGGCGGCGCGCGCGGAGCCGCGGACAGTCTGCAAGCGCGACAGCATGATGGGGATCAGCGAGTTCGATTGGCTGGAATGGCAGGCCGGCTATTTCAGCGGCGCCATCCTGATGCCGGCCCAACAGGTGCGTCGGGCAGTTGGGGACCTCCTCCGGGACCGGGGGATCCATGGCGCTGCCGTCATCGGCACGCCGCCGGCCGCCGAGGCGGAGCGGCACACCATGGCCAGCTTCCAGGTCTCGGCCGAGGCGGCGCAGGTTCGGTTGCGGAAACTCGGTCTCTTGGCCGATTCGGCCGGGCCTCCCACGCTCTTCGGCTGA
- a CDS encoding helix-turn-helix domain-containing protein, whose translation MTVKHLTQTEVARRWCLSPRTLERWRWLGQGPAFLKLGGRVAYRLEDIEAFEAAQTRDATSIPQPSHAGVPAAVTA comes from the coding sequence ATGACAGTGAAGCATCTGACGCAGACGGAGGTGGCGCGCCGCTGGTGCCTCAGCCCCCGCACGTTGGAGCGCTGGCGCTGGCTGGGCCAGGGGCCCGCCTTCCTGAAGCTGGGCGGCCGCGTCGCCTATCGCCTCGAGGACATTGAGGCCTTCGAGGCGGCGCAGACGCGCGACGCCACCAGCATCCCGCAGCCGTCCCATGCCGGCGTGCCGGCCGCGGTGACCGCCTGA
- a CDS encoding ATP-binding protein: MAISLASLRRGGDARPPRLLTYGVAGVGKTLFATSAPRPVVVQTEDGLGTISAATFGVLRSFDAVMEALGSLYTEPHDFETLVVDSLDWLEPLVWQHTAQTHNQPGIESFGYGKGYLAALDTWRSFLDGVNALRDERGMGVILIAHAEIRRFDSPETEPYDRYQPKLHRSASALVQEHVDAVLFANYRVSTLKSDVGFNKKVVRGVSGGDRLLHTAERPAFLAKNRFGLAETLPLSWPELAAGIPFYATPPSAAPASTTEARS, translated from the coding sequence ATGGCGATCTCCCTCGCATCCCTGCGGCGTGGCGGCGACGCGCGCCCGCCGCGGCTGCTCACCTATGGCGTGGCCGGCGTCGGCAAGACGCTCTTCGCGACCTCGGCGCCGCGGCCGGTGGTGGTGCAGACCGAGGACGGGCTGGGCACGATCAGTGCCGCCACCTTCGGCGTGCTGCGCAGCTTCGACGCGGTGATGGAGGCGCTCGGCAGCCTCTACACCGAGCCGCACGACTTCGAGACGCTGGTGGTGGACAGCCTCGACTGGCTGGAGCCGCTGGTCTGGCAGCACACGGCGCAGACTCACAACCAGCCGGGCATCGAGTCCTTCGGCTACGGCAAGGGCTACCTCGCCGCGCTCGACACCTGGCGCAGCTTCCTCGACGGCGTGAACGCGCTGCGCGACGAGCGCGGCATGGGCGTGATCCTGATCGCGCATGCCGAGATCCGGCGCTTCGATAGCCCTGAGACGGAACCGTACGACCGGTACCAGCCCAAGCTGCACCGCAGTGCTTCGGCGCTGGTGCAGGAGCACGTCGATGCCGTCCTCTTCGCGAACTATCGCGTCAGCACGCTGAAGTCGGACGTCGGCTTCAACAAGAAGGTGGTCCGCGGCGTCAGCGGCGGTGATCGCCTGCTGCACACCGCCGAGCGGCCGGCCTTCCTCGCGAAGAACCGCTTCGGCTTGGCCGAGACGCTGCCGCTGTCCTGGCCCGAGCTCGCCGCCGGCATCCCCTTCTACGCGACGCCGCCCAGCGCCGCCCCCGCCTCCACAACCGAAGCCCGGAGCTGA
- a CDS encoding DUF669 domain-containing protein has product MASLNGTFDATEVAPAVPLEVLPPGKYLAHLIESEMLPTKAGDGQLLKLVFEVLEGASARRKIFDQLNLVNRNEQTVEIAQRTLSAICHAVGQVHVSDSEQLHFKPLIVTLKVEPAGPDKYGVHREARNKVAGYSAANVGAATGTAPRPNSPGPRPAAAAPPPAARTGAAATPPWRRNA; this is encoded by the coding sequence ATGGCATCCCTCAATGGAACCTTTGACGCGACCGAGGTCGCCCCCGCCGTCCCGCTGGAGGTGCTGCCGCCCGGCAAATACCTCGCGCATCTGATCGAGAGCGAGATGCTGCCGACCAAGGCCGGCGACGGGCAGCTGCTCAAGCTGGTGTTTGAGGTGCTGGAAGGCGCCTCGGCCCGCCGCAAGATCTTCGACCAGCTGAATCTGGTGAACCGCAACGAGCAGACGGTTGAGATTGCGCAGCGCACGCTGTCGGCCATCTGCCACGCGGTCGGCCAGGTGCATGTCAGCGACAGCGAGCAGCTGCACTTCAAGCCGCTGATCGTGACGCTGAAGGTCGAGCCGGCCGGCCCCGACAAATACGGCGTGCACCGCGAGGCGCGAAACAAGGTGGCTGGCTACTCGGCGGCAAACGTCGGCGCGGCCACCGGCACCGCCCCGCGCCCTAACAGCCCGGGTCCCCGCCCGGCCGCCGCGGCACCACCGCCGGCCGCCCGCACCGGCGCCGCGGCGACCCCGCCCTGGCGCCGCAATGCCTGA
- a CDS encoding PD-(D/E)XK nuclease family protein yields the protein MAALPPPACPTVTAIYAAYETAADSGYRAHLGASLIGTECERAIWYSFRWATRARHAGRLLRLFDTGNLAEARFVADLRRIGVTVLDLDPATGRQWNLRDASGHFGGSMDSVAIGLPEAPTTWHVCEFKTHSAKSFAKLKAEGVAASKPLHWAQMQAYMHLAGLDRAFYLAVCKDTDELYQERIRHDAEAGLRILAKAERIIGAARPPARISQDPAWWQCRFCDHHAVCHAGAAPERHCRSCLHASPAPGGIWHCARHAAPLDRRDQEAGCAAHLYLPDLVAAEQIDAGEDWVSYRLPDGTVWRDGVPADGAMGVAA from the coding sequence ATGGCCGCCCTTCCTCCGCCCGCATGTCCCACCGTCACCGCCATCTACGCGGCCTATGAGACGGCAGCGGATAGCGGCTATCGCGCGCATCTCGGCGCCTCGCTGATCGGCACCGAATGCGAGCGCGCCATCTGGTATTCCTTCCGGTGGGCCACGCGCGCCCGGCATGCTGGCCGGCTGCTGCGGCTGTTCGATACTGGCAATCTGGCCGAGGCCCGGTTCGTCGCCGACCTGCGCCGCATCGGCGTCACCGTCCTGGACCTGGATCCCGCGACGGGGCGCCAGTGGAACCTGCGCGATGCCTCCGGCCACTTCGGCGGCAGCATGGACTCGGTGGCGATCGGTCTGCCCGAGGCGCCGACCACCTGGCACGTCTGCGAATTCAAGACCCACAGCGCCAAGTCCTTCGCCAAGCTGAAGGCCGAGGGCGTCGCCGCCTCCAAGCCGCTGCATTGGGCGCAGATGCAGGCCTACATGCATCTCGCCGGCCTCGATCGCGCCTTCTACCTGGCGGTCTGCAAGGACACGGACGAGCTCTACCAGGAGCGCATCCGCCACGATGCCGAGGCGGGGCTGCGTATCCTGGCCAAGGCCGAGCGCATCATCGGTGCCGCCCGGCCGCCCGCCCGCATCAGCCAGGATCCCGCCTGGTGGCAGTGCCGCTTCTGCGACCACCATGCCGTCTGCCATGCCGGCGCGGCACCGGAGCGTCATTGCCGATCCTGCCTGCATGCCTCGCCCGCCCCGGGTGGTATCTGGCATTGCGCCCGGCACGCGGCCCCGCTGGACCGGCGCGACCAGGAGGCCGGTTGCGCGGCGCATCTCTATCTGCCCGACCTCGTGGCCGCGGAGCAGATCGACGCCGGGGAGGATTGGGTCAGCTATCGGCTGCCGGATGGCACCGTATGGCGTGACGGCGTGCCCGCCGACGGCGCGATGGGAGTGGCGGCATGA
- a CDS encoding DEAD/DEAH box helicase — protein MTLSLRPYQRAAIEALYDYFSASSGNPLVVMPTGTGKSLCIAGFTREAIAAYGDTRVLILTHVKELIQQNFMAMLRAWPEAPAGIYSAGLSRRDIHAQILFAGIQSIHRHARQVQRCDLVLIDEAHLLGRGDSGMYRSFLAQLNEINAGLLKVVGFTATPYRLDSGMLHEGKDRLFTDIAFQVPVLEMIQQGYLCPVVPKQTSTQLDVGGVGTRGGEFIAKDLEAAVDRDEVTRAAVAEIVQHGAGRGSWLVFCSGVAHARHVRDAIREHGVSAETVTGDTPGPERDGILAAFKAGRLRCVTNANVLTTGFDAPGTDLIALLRPTKSVGLYVQMVGRGTRLAEGKDDCLVLDFAGNTARHGPIDMVDGRKKEPAGDGEAPIKVCPECQTINHASARHCIECDHEFPPPVVKVAPQAASNALLSTQIQAAWCDVTGITYARHDKPGKPASLRVTYECGLARHSEWVCFEHTGFPRDKAVGWWRRRAGNLPPPATVDAALEQLDQLRRPIAIQVRPAGQYTEIAAARFV, from the coding sequence ATGACCCTCTCCCTCCGCCCTTATCAGCGCGCCGCCATCGAGGCGCTCTACGACTATTTCTCGGCCAGCAGCGGCAATCCGCTGGTCGTGATGCCGACCGGCACCGGCAAGAGCCTGTGCATCGCCGGCTTCACGCGCGAGGCGATCGCCGCCTATGGCGACACCCGCGTGCTGATCCTCACCCACGTGAAGGAGCTGATCCAGCAGAACTTCATGGCCATGCTGCGCGCCTGGCCGGAGGCGCCGGCCGGCATCTACTCGGCCGGGCTGTCCCGCCGCGACATCCACGCGCAGATCCTGTTCGCCGGCATCCAGTCGATCCACCGCCACGCCCGGCAAGTGCAGCGCTGCGACCTGGTGCTGATCGACGAGGCCCATCTGCTCGGCCGCGGCGACAGCGGCATGTACCGCTCCTTCCTCGCCCAGCTGAACGAGATCAACGCGGGCCTGCTGAAGGTCGTGGGCTTCACGGCCACGCCCTATCGCCTGGACAGCGGCATGCTGCACGAGGGCAAGGACCGGCTCTTCACCGACATCGCCTTCCAGGTCCCGGTGCTGGAGATGATCCAGCAGGGTTACCTGTGCCCGGTCGTCCCCAAGCAGACCTCGACGCAGCTCGATGTCGGCGGCGTCGGCACCCGCGGTGGCGAATTCATCGCCAAGGACCTCGAGGCGGCGGTGGACCGCGACGAGGTCACGCGCGCCGCGGTGGCCGAGATCGTCCAGCACGGCGCTGGCCGCGGCTCTTGGCTGGTGTTCTGCTCCGGCGTGGCGCACGCCCGACACGTCCGGGACGCCATCCGCGAGCACGGCGTCTCCGCCGAGACCGTGACGGGCGACACGCCGGGCCCGGAGCGCGATGGCATCCTGGCCGCCTTCAAGGCGGGGCGGCTGCGCTGCGTCACCAACGCGAATGTCCTGACCACCGGCTTCGACGCACCGGGGACCGACCTGATCGCGCTCCTGCGCCCCACGAAGAGCGTCGGCCTCTATGTCCAGATGGTCGGCCGCGGCACGCGCCTGGCGGAGGGCAAGGACGATTGCCTGGTGCTGGACTTCGCCGGCAACACGGCGCGGCACGGGCCGATCGACATGGTCGATGGCCGGAAGAAGGAACCTGCCGGCGATGGCGAGGCGCCGATCAAGGTGTGCCCCGAGTGCCAGACCATCAACCACGCCAGCGCGCGGCACTGCATCGAGTGTGATCACGAGTTCCCGCCGCCCGTGGTGAAGGTCGCACCGCAGGCGGCGTCGAACGCGCTGCTCTCGACGCAGATCCAGGCGGCTTGGTGCGACGTGACCGGCATCACCTACGCGCGCCACGACAAGCCCGGGAAGCCCGCCTCGCTGCGCGTCACCTATGAATGCGGCCTCGCGCGGCACAGCGAGTGGGTCTGCTTCGAGCATACCGGCTTCCCGCGGGACAAGGCGGTGGGCTGGTGGCGGCGGCGTGCCGGCAATCTCCCGCCCCCTGCGACCGTCGATGCGGCGCTGGAGCAGCTAGACCAGCTGCGGCGGCCCATCGCGATTCAGGTGCGGCCGGCTGGCCAATACACCGAGATCGCCGCCGCGAGGTTCGTGTGA